In Dromaius novaehollandiae isolate bDroNov1 chromosome 2, bDroNov1.hap1, whole genome shotgun sequence, one DNA window encodes the following:
- the LOC135327419 gene encoding uncharacterized protein LOC135327419: MLKEVCTSCLQPVHSMDRVVSDKVCLHRSCFCCQVCRRKLSLQNYAALHGVFYCQLHYKQMAEAKSRRETGRLEHQPVDHQVQRVAIAGRGPQPRYWHNRAEKKTEAREKPASFEGQCSLQLAEQSRELSSRSVLLGKQLRTSWTPSETAFLAVDGKPGKGVYSWKQTALSLQTCQAAGSRVGRMMLSGQEGKSMAETAVKKGSFLPGVTCPEKREQACSWQKPGEQRGSKKKLVIMDGNISRGKPEGKVSERVAVFQQSKSQLKRGPVSASSPAVLRPLKSLAHSSFTFHADTLQNTKPTNWMYLASTGDSNISTAELPAKENEVCGTLSPLSVSREASIIPAVTDDKPELTIGTPAAAEDKHHLEDSRNNPQSTCVPGEPETRNTTNIMPKHGAEGVVPPDYEDEDEVSCLSGVSVTPYVACGSLEPGELRASAEAAELVNEKSKTDTSEFPGKLIPAALGENTQPSSGGHLPDVESKGAEFGKTKEMMPISVSGFLEEASPDHTSQENKPEKSRVSSPDLPEITDDDNTSCVQEAEPQAVYNPLINNPYGDISTHDGKPSAKDFPVSADMPLNATSTSWPSHDEASKLGDTKFGSKDPTNDLSRNTVHISEQSSKKLDTSKLNVSSDKSRVHPADKGKTDLKLPGESAVHTSRPGAQSKETRNSQARKEVLDKGFRLGKNPLAMLFGSEDKGSTPKKETTTERKPTKPQSAFVTLFGYSSGKKQSQQENPERSSEQTNIKDKQEEPRGPLSSSSQAKQKASKNNQLSLPGKMEVMSKETQEGSGGCSDSAGGKETNDLLLAPGASLPCTDKHGVTKLDIHDQPTLNWQVQQQQDNCSSLLPARENQKGASVTSEGRTNPLLPPSELMPTADTNKDLIRERNHHGAHLLEIQSLVSFNAQDTRLEAGIISSSSCLGESPKEAEFQLDNRELEDNTLLVSVENKRQDFPSIASKTSPHLDLQNSQTGTPPCFYANPSELCQEIPAETYAPSAPWDTSSISLLPGKEEIVTDPEGIQSCELLQQFGPQSQATMAAEDPFSFGFSAEGSTNQHLSTQESSFPPVSMFTIHVSETSNQDVFDLLNVDSAKMGQEAPAKIDRSRKTSGAEAAHESHSSADPDVLNDGLLDQEFFI, translated from the exons ATGTTGAAAGAGGTGTGCACCTCATGCCTCCAGCCTGTCCACTCTATGGATCGTGTGGTTAGTGACAAAGTCTGCTTGCACCGCTCATGTTTCTGCTGTCAGGTCTGCAGGAGGAAGCTGAG CTTGCAAAACTATGCTGCCCTCCACGGGGTGTTTTACTGCCAGCTCCACTACAAGCAGATGGCTGAAGCgaaaagcagaagagagacaGGAAGGCTGGAGCACCAGCCAGTAGACCATCAGGTCCAGAGAGTGGCAATAGCAGGCAGAGGACCGCAACCCCGGTACTGGCATAATAGGGCcgaaaagaaaactgaagcaaGAGAAAAACCCGCATCCTTTGAAGGACAGTGCAGCTTGCAGCTGGCTGAGCAAAGTCGAGAGCTGAGCAGCAGATCTGTCCTCTTAGGAAAACAGCTAAGAACCAGCTGGACGCCTTCAGAAACAGCCTTCTTGGCTGTAGATGGAAAACCTGGAAAGGGAGTGTATTCCTGGAAACAGACTGCACTGAGCTTGCAAACCTGCCAGGCTGCGGGCAGTAGAGTGGGCAGGATGATGCTCAGCGGTCAGGAAGGAAAATCAATGGCAGAGACAGCTGTGAAGAAGGGAAGCTTCTTACCTGGGGTCACCTGTCCTgaaaaaagagagcaagcttGTTCCTGGCAGAAGCCAGGAGAACAGAGAGGTAGCAAAAAGAAGCTAGTGATCATGGATGGGAACATATCCAGAGGGAAGCCAGAGGGCAAGGTCTCTGAGCGAGTTGCTGTGTTCCAGCAGAGCAAGTCCCAGCTGAAGAGAGGGCCTGTCTCTGCCTCCTCACCTGCAGTCCTGCGGCCTCTTAAATCTCTTGCTCACAGCTCGTTCACTTTCCATGCTGACACACTTCAAAACACTAAACCCACTAACTGGATGTACCTGGCTTCCACTGGGGACAGCAACATCTCCACAGCAGAGCTCCCAGCAAAGGAAAACGAGGTCTGTGGGACTCTTTCCCCTCTGAGCGTGTCCCGTGAAGCAAGCATAATCCCTGCAGTGACAGATGACAAGCCTGAACTGACCATAGGcactccagctgctgcagaagacaaGCATCATCTCGAAGACAGCAGGAACAACCCACAGTCCACCTGTGTGCCAGGAGAGCCTGAAACCAGAAACACCACAAATATAATGCCAAAACACGGAGCTGAGGGTGTTGTTCCCCCTGACtatgaagatgaagatgaagtTTCTTGCCTCTCTGGTGTGTCAGTGACCCCTTATGTAGCATGTGGTTCCCTGGAGCCCGGAGAGCTGAGGGCATCAGCTGAGGCAGCCGAGCTGGTGAATGAGAAATCAAAGACAGACACCAGTGAGTTCCCTGGAAAACTGATACCAGCAGCTTTGGGGGAGAATACACAGCCATCCAGTGGAGGTCATTTGCCTGACGTTGAGAGCAAAGGGGCAGAATTTGGGAAGACAAAAGAAATGATGCCAATAAGTGTATCAGGGTTTCTGGAAGAAGCTAGTCCTGACCATACATCCcaggaaaacaaaccagaaaagagTAGAGTCTCTTCACCTGACTTGCCAGAGATAACAGATGATGACAATACATCCTGCGTACAAGAAGCAGAACCTCAGGCCGTGTATAACCCACTGATAAATAACCCTTATGGGGATATTTCAACACACGATGGAAAACCATCTGCCAAGGATTTTCCAGTATCAGCAGACATGCCTCTGAATGCAACCAGCACCTCTTGGCCCTCACATGATGAAGCCAGCAAATTAGGTGACACAAAATTCGGATCAAAGGATCCCACTAATGATCTTAGCAGAAACACTGTTCACATTTCAGAGCAATCATCCAAGAAATTAGACACTTCCAAATTGAATGTATCCTCAGACAAATCTAGAGTTCATCCAGCggacaaaggaaaaacagatctAAAACTCCCAGGGGAAAGTGCTGTGCACACATCAAGGCCTGGGGCCCAAAGCAAAGAGACCAGAAACAGTCAAGCCAGGAAAGAGGTGCTGGATAAAGGTTTCAGGCTTGGGAAAAACCCCTTAGCTATGCTTTTTGGTTCTGAAGACAAAGGCAGCACTCCCAAGAAGGAAACAACCACCGAAAGGAAACCCACTAAACCCCAGTCAGCTTTCGTCACTTTGTTTGGTTACTCCTCAGGGAAAAAGCAGAGTCAACAAGAAAATCCTGAAAGATCTTCAGAACAAACAAATATCAAAGACAAGCAGGAAGAGCCCCGGGGTCCCCTCAGCTCCTCCAGCCAAGCCAAGCAAAAGGCCTCCAAGAACAATCAGCTGTCACTGCCAGGGAAGATGGAGGTCATGTCTAAGGAAACGCAGGAGGGCTCAGGAGGCTGCTCAGATAGCGCTGGCGGCAAAGAGACCAATGACCTGTTGTTGGCTCCTGGTGCAAGCCTTCCATGCACTGATAAACATGGGGTAACCAAACTTGACATTCATGACCAACCAACTTTAAACTGGCAGGTTCAGCAGCAACAGGACAATTGCTCCTCTCTATTGCCAGCAAGGGAAAATCAGAAAGGAGCTTCAGTAACCTCGGAAGGTCGGACGAACCCTCTACTTCCTCCTTCAGAGCTTATGCCAACTGCTGACACCAACAAGGATCTCATCAGGGAGAGAAATCATCATGGTGCTCATCTACTGGAAATTCAAAGCTTGGTGAGTTTCAATGCCCAGGACACAAGGCTAGAGGCTGGAATAATTTCTTCATCAAGCTGTTTAGGAGAGTCACCCAAGGAAGCTGAGTTTCAGTTAGACAACAGAGAGCTGGAGGACAATACCCTTTTGGTATCTGtagaaaacaaaagacaagaTTTTCCCAGCATAGCAAGTAAAACCTCACCACATTTAGACTTGCAAAATTCACAGACAGGAACTCCACCTTGCTTCTACGCAAATCCTTCAGAACTGTGTCAGGAAATCCCAGCAGAAACATATGCCCCATCAGCACCGTGGGACACATCCAGCATCTCCCTTCTCCCTGGAAAGGAAGAGATTGTCACTGACCCTGAAGGGATTCAGAGCTGTGAACTGCTGCAGCAGTTTGGTCCCCAGTCCCAGGCTACAATGGCTGCAGAAGATCCATTCAGTTTTGGTTTCAGTGCTGAAGGCTCAACCAACCAGCATCTCTCTACACAGGAAAGTAGTTTTCCACCAGTGTCCATGTTCACCATCCATGTTTCTGAAACCTCTAATCAGGACGTCTTTGATCTCTTGAATGTCGATTCAGCCAAAATGGGCCAGGAGGCTCCTGCAAAAATAGACAGGAGCAGAAAAACAtcaggagctgaagcagctcatGAAAGTCACTCCTCTGCAGATCCAGATGTGTTAAATGATGGCCTTTTAGACCAGGAGTTCTTTATATAG